The nucleotide window TAAATATGATGCAGCGAATCCTATACCTGCAGGTAAAGCTACTCCTGCAGAGAAAAATAAAAGTGCTGAACTGAAGCAGGATTCCCGTTTCGTACGGTTTGTCTTAGCTAAGAAAAATAACTCCAATGTCGCTTTTACGGCGATGAAGGTAACGAAATTTTTATCCGGATTGAACACTGAAAAGGATAATGAAGATGGAATAAAAGTATATCCCAATCCGGTGACAGATATACTGAATATAGATTCGGACCGGGCCGTATCGAATATTATTGTTACCAATATAAGCGGCCAGACGGTTATGCAAGTAGCAAGGCCCAGCCGTCAGATATCTGTCTCTGGTCTTGCCGACGGTTATTATCAGGTATTGATCATACAAGCCGACGGAAGCCGTTCCGTTAAACGTATTGTAAAAAGATAAAGACGACTATTTGACTTAATTGCAATTTTTTATTGCTGAATGGTCGAGGCCCTGTCTTACTCCTGTTAGCGGGGCCTTTTTTTTGATGAATCAGTTATAATTTTATAATAGAATATCCTTTGAACAATCTGAAAATCAAGTGCCGGTGAAGTTCTACGGTTACTGTGATATAGATAATGAATTTCCTGCAATATCGAAATGATGAGGATAGAATAAATATCGATAACGAACTAAATAAAATAACCTAAGTATAAATATTATGAAAAACAGTAGATTATTGTTTTTTACTCTTTTGTTGTCTCTATTTGCCGTATTTCAGTTATCGGCTCAGAATGCGGAGACGGAAATAATCGGAAAAGTAACTGATGAGAATAATGAATCCCTCCCGGGAGTAAGTATTCTTGTTAAAGGTGCTAAAACCGGTACGGCTACCGATATAGATGGAAATTTCAGAATAAACGCACCCTCCGGATCGGTTCTCGTTTTTTCATATGTAGGCATGAAAAAGCGGGAAGTGAAAGTCGGGGATAAGAAAATAATCAATGTAAAACTCGTACCGTCATTTGTAGAACTTAACGAAGTAGTAGCTATCGGATATGGAACCATGAAGCGTAAGGATCTGACCGGTTCGGTGGCTTCGGTAAATACCGAGGAACTGGCCAAAGCGCCAGTCGCCAATATGGCTGAAGCGCTGGCCGGGCGTGTTGCCGGGGTAATGGTTACCCAAAATGAGGGAGATCCCAATGCCGGTATTTCGATAAGGGTACGAGGAGGAATCTCTATTACCCAAAATAACGAACCGTTGTATATCATCGACGGTTTTCCTAGCGAAGCGGCGGCTTTTATGGCGTTGAACCCTACCGATATAGAATCGATCGATATTCTCAAAGACGCCTCGTCTACTGCCATATACGGTGCGAGAGGTGCCAATGGGGTAGTGGTGGTGACTACCAAAAACGGGATAGCGGGAAAAACTCTGGTAACCTATGATGCTTATGTGGGATTTAAGGATGTATCTAAACATATGGATATGTTGAGTACCCCAGAGTTTGTTTATCTCGATTATGAAAGGAGAAGCGCTTCGAGTGAAGGAGCCGGTGAAAGTTTTAGGAGAAATTACGGAGAGTTTGCAGACATTGGGGCGAATTATGCCCACCGGGGTGTAGACTGGCAAAGAGAAGTTTTTCGTACGGCATTCGTGCAGAATCATAAATTAAGCGTATCGGGCGGGACGAAAGACTTGAAATATTCGATGTCTTATTCTCATCTGAACGATCAGGGAATTATGATCGAGAGTGGAGTGAAAAAGGACAATATTCGCGCTAAAATCGATCATCGGATCAATAAGAAAGCCCGGGTGACGGGTAATATTAGCTTCACCAGTATGAAGACCGAAGGAATGGGGACATCAGAAGGTGGAGGCGGTTTCGGTAAAATGACGCATATTCTTACCTATCAACCCACTGTGGGACTTAGAGCCACCGACGAAGAATTTAAGACAATGCCCGATAATCCGTGGCTCGACGATGACGGTAATACAGTACAAAATCCGGCAGCTTCGGCACGGGCCGAGCATAATGTAAAAGAATTGAGGATATTCAATGCAAATGCCGGTCTTTCTTATGAACTGGTTAAAGGGCTTACCTTTAAGAATACCACCGGAATGCTCTACCGCACCCAACGTAACGAGATTTTTAACGGTTCCCAATCTGTCAGCGCCAAGAGAACAAGTATTAACGGCAGTATTCGTAATGCCGAAGTCGGTAATTTTCAAACGGCGAATACTCTTACCTATAATTTGCGTAAAAGAGCTCATAAGGCCGAGTTTATGTTGGGGCAGGAATACATCGGAACCTGGAACAGATATTTTCAAACTACGGTAACGAATTTTCCGAACGATGATATCGGTTTAAATGACCTGAGCTTGGGTATAGCCGGTACATCCCAGTCGAATTACAATGACGACGATAAAATCCTTTCTTTTTTCGGGCGAGTATATTATAATTTTAAAGAAAAATATATGGTGACCGGAACTTTGCGTGCCGATGGCTCTTCAAAATTCGGCCCGAAAAATCATTGGGGTATATTTCCTTCTGTTTCGGCCGCTTGGCGTCTTTCAGAGGAAGGATTTATTAAAGATTTGGGTGCATTTTCCGATTTAAAACTACGTGTGGGATATGGTACATCCGGTATTAACCGTATCGGCGATTACGGTTCGCTGTCGATCTGGAGTGCGGTGGTCGTGCCAAATCTCGACGGAAGCATTCCCGGTTATGTCCCTTCTCAAATACCCAATAAAGATCTCAAGTGGGAAGCGAATAAAACTTTCAACGTGGGAATCGACCTCGGATTTTTCGAACAGCGTTTAACGATCTCTCCCGAATTTTATATCAATCGGTCGAGTAATTTGCTGCTTAAATCGAAATTACCGCAGTCGTCGGGTAAAGAATATCTCTACCGCAACATCGGTTCTACTCAGAATATGGGTATCGACCTGACGATTTCGAGCGTAAATATACAAACACGCGATTTTATGTGGAGGACGACATTGAACCTTTCCCATAATAAAAATAAGATTCTGGCTTTGTCGGGAGAATCGCAATACCTCGAAGAATCGGGATGGGGATTTAATCAAAACGATTATCTTGTGGCAGTAGGTCGTTCTATCGGTCTTATGTATGGTTATAAGACCGAGGGATTATATCAGGTAGATGATTTCAATTATGTAGGAGGTAAATATGTTCTGAAAGAGGGTATTCCGTATAATCCCAATAATCAACCTCAGCCGGGTTATTGGAAATTTAAAGATAACGGAGGAAAGGTTGATGCTAAAGGGAACCCTTTAATTACCGAAGACGATAAACAAGTGATCGGTAATGCTAATCCCAAGTTTTACGGAGGTATTATAAATACATTTACTTATAAGGGCTTCGACCTGAGTATCTTCTTGAATTTCAGTTATGGCAACGATATTCTTAACGCAACCAAATTATACACGACTTTGATAGGAACCAGCAATAAGACGTCTATCGACGCTGTAAACAGTCATCATCGCTGGGTGACGGTAGGTTCCGACGGTAAAGTTATCAGTGATCCCGATGTCTTGCGACGAGTAAACAGTGGAAAAACGGTGGCTCAGTTCGGTGATATGCAAAACGGAAATAAAGTCATTCATTCCTGGGGTGTAGAAGATGGTTCGTTCCTGCGTATCAACAATATTTCGCTGGGATATACTTTCCCTAAAAAATGGATGCGGAAAATAAAAGTCGGTACTTTACGCATATACGTAACCGGTAACAACCTGTTTACATGGACTCCCTATACGGGATTCGATCCGGAGGTGAGCACCCGTAATTCTACCGGAACTACACCGGGTGTCGATTGGGGTGCTTATCCGAGAAGCCGTTCGTTTGTATTCGGTTTAAGTCTGGGATTATAATTATCGATTTTAAAAAATGTATTCTATGAAACGTATACAATATATATTAGCTACAGCAATACTGGCGTTAACTTTTACCTCATGTGAAGATTTTTTTTCCGAATCGCATGACTCTTATTATGAAACTAAGAATCTTTTTGTAGACCTTCCGCATGCCCGGTTGGCGGTAGACGGCATTTATCAGGTGCTTTCTAATCCGAATCATTACGGACAGTTTGAAATGGCGATGGCTACATCAGACGACATGTATTATATAAATGGTACCAACAGCGACGGTAACCGCCGGGATATTTCTCATTATATGGTAACTCCGACTAATTCGTGGGTAGAAACGCTTTGGACTAAAAAATACGATGGTATCGATCGAGCCAATCAGGTAATAAATAATATCCGCAATATGCAGGAATATAAAGACGGTGATTCCGAAGCGTTGAAATACGAAGGGGAAGCTTTGTTTCTGCGTGCTTTGCTCTCTTATGACTTGGTAAGGTATTGGGGCGATGTACCTTATCGCACGAAAGAGGTCGTGTCGGTTGATGATGCTTATATCGGTCGCACCGATCGGGAGAAAATATACGATCAAATCGTAAATGATCTCGATAGAGCTAAGAATCAATTGCCTTGGGCTAAGGAAGGTAGCAATAGCGAGCGAGCTACACAAGGCGCTGCCCGGGGATTACTTATGCGAGTATATTTGCAACGAGCCGGATATTCTCTGAAATTGAATGGCGCTTATTCTCGTCCTGATGATGCGATCAGGCAGAAATATTTCGAAGCCGTATTGGAGGAATTTGCCGAATTCGGGAAAAACGGGTTCCATAAATTATA belongs to Coprobacter tertius and includes:
- a CDS encoding SusC/RagA family TonB-linked outer membrane protein; the encoded protein is MKNSRLLFFTLLLSLFAVFQLSAQNAETEIIGKVTDENNESLPGVSILVKGAKTGTATDIDGNFRINAPSGSVLVFSYVGMKKREVKVGDKKIINVKLVPSFVELNEVVAIGYGTMKRKDLTGSVASVNTEELAKAPVANMAEALAGRVAGVMVTQNEGDPNAGISIRVRGGISITQNNEPLYIIDGFPSEAAAFMALNPTDIESIDILKDASSTAIYGARGANGVVVVTTKNGIAGKTLVTYDAYVGFKDVSKHMDMLSTPEFVYLDYERRSASSEGAGESFRRNYGEFADIGANYAHRGVDWQREVFRTAFVQNHKLSVSGGTKDLKYSMSYSHLNDQGIMIESGVKKDNIRAKIDHRINKKARVTGNISFTSMKTEGMGTSEGGGGFGKMTHILTYQPTVGLRATDEEFKTMPDNPWLDDDGNTVQNPAASARAEHNVKELRIFNANAGLSYELVKGLTFKNTTGMLYRTQRNEIFNGSQSVSAKRTSINGSIRNAEVGNFQTANTLTYNLRKRAHKAEFMLGQEYIGTWNRYFQTTVTNFPNDDIGLNDLSLGIAGTSQSNYNDDDKILSFFGRVYYNFKEKYMVTGTLRADGSSKFGPKNHWGIFPSVSAAWRLSEEGFIKDLGAFSDLKLRVGYGTSGINRIGDYGSLSIWSAVVVPNLDGSIPGYVPSQIPNKDLKWEANKTFNVGIDLGFFEQRLTISPEFYINRSSNLLLKSKLPQSSGKEYLYRNIGSTQNMGIDLTISSVNIQTRDFMWRTTLNLSHNKNKILALSGESQYLEESGWGFNQNDYLVAVGRSIGLMYGYKTEGLYQVDDFNYVGGKYVLKEGIPYNPNNQPQPGYWKFKDNGGKVDAKGNPLITEDDKQVIGNANPKFYGGIINTFTYKGFDLSIFLNFSYGNDILNATKLYTTLIGTSNKTSIDAVNSHHRWVTVGSDGKVISDPDVLRRVNSGKTVAQFGDMQNGNKVIHSWGVEDGSFLRINNISLGYTFPKKWMRKIKVGTLRIYVTGNNLFTWTPYTGFDPEVSTRNSTGTTPGVDWGAYPRSRSFVFGLSLGL